From Sceloporus undulatus isolate JIND9_A2432 ecotype Alabama chromosome 6, SceUnd_v1.1, whole genome shotgun sequence, one genomic window encodes:
- the CHMP7 gene encoding charged multivesicular body protein 7 isoform X2, with product MSSPEEARVAPVPATDLPPEWETDEERMAFLFSAFKQSREVNATEWDSKMGFWSELVLQRGRRRSGGPGGGVRTCLRELQQAFERRGSVPLGLGTVLRELLRRGKLQRESDFMTSVDSSWISWGVGVFILKPLKWTLSSVLGDSKVPEEEEVLIYVEVLQEKAEEVYHLYQNSTLSSHPVVGLSELRSLCISICPDERTFCLVLLQLQKEKRVTVLEQNGSKIMKFARGLHAKVSPVNDVDIGVYQLMQSEQLLSQKVESLAQEAERYKEEARSACKAGKKQLALRCLKSRRRTERRITELHSKLDVVQGILDRIYASQTDQMVFNAYQAGVGALKLSMKDVTVEKAENLVDQIQELCDTQDEVAQTLAGVGINGSADTEELEKELDYLLLDSSKDHLDLPSVPQKPLVPVSVVLPSISDAELEAELEKLTLSDGGMGEKTNSNTSEPKRALELHL from the exons ATGTCTTCCCCGGAGGAGGCGCGGGTGGCCCCGGTCCCGGCGACGGACCTGCCCCCGGAGTGGGAGACGGACGAGGAGCGTATGGCCTTTCTCTTCTCGGCTTTCAAGCAGAGCCGCGAAGTCAACGCCACCGAGTGGGACAGCAAGATGGGCTTCTGGAGCGAGCTGGTGCTGCAACGGGGCCGGAGGAGGAGCGGGGGCCCCGGAGGAGGGGTCCGCACCTGCCTCAGGGAGCTCCAGCAGGCCTTCGAGCGGCGGGGGAGCGTCCCTCTCGGGCTGGGCACCGTCCTCAGGGAGCTGCTCAG GCGCGGCAAGTTGCAGAGGGAGTCCGACTTCATGACCAGCGTTGACAGCAGCTGGATCTCTTGGGGAGTGGGAGTCTTCATCTTGAAGCCCCTGAAGTGGACCTTGTCTAGTGTGTTAGGTGACAGCAAAgtgccagaggaggaagaggttcTGATTTATGTGGAGGTGCTTCAG GAAAAGGCAGAAGAAGTGTACCATCTGTACCAGAATTCCACACTTTCCTCCCATCCTGTTGTCGGTCTGTCAGAGCTGCGTTCCCTTTGCATCAGCATCTGCCCAGATGAAAGGACTTTCTGTCTGGTGCTGCTCCAgctgcagaaggaaaagagggtcACAGTTTTGGAGCAAAATGGCAGCAAG ATAATGAAATTTGCTCGAGGACTTCATGCCAAAGTGTCTCCTGTGAATGACGTGGACATTGGGGTTTATCAACTGATGCAAAGTGAGCAGTTGCTGTCACAGAAAGTGGAATCCTTGGCCCAAGAAGCAGAGAG ATATAAAGAGGAAGCTCGAAGTGCATGTAAAGCTGGGAAAAAGCAGCTG GCACTTAGGTGTTTGAAATCCAGGCGAAGAACAGAAAGACGCATAACAGAACTTCACTCTAAACTGGACGTGGTACAAGGCATTCTGGATCGGATATACGCCTCTCAGACAGATCAGATG GTATTTAATGCCTACCAGGCTGGAGTAGGAGCTCTTAAGTTGTCCATGAAAGATGTCACTGTGGAAAAAGCAGAGAACCTGGTGGATCAAATTCAAGAG CTTTGTGACACTCAGGATGAAGTAGCCCAAACCttagcaggagtgggaatcaatGGTTCAG CTGATACTGAGGAACTGGAAAAGGAGCTGGACTATCTCCTCTTGGATTCCTCCAAAGATCATCTGGACCTGCCTTCCGTTCCACAGAAGCCATTGGTTCCTGTGTCTGTGGTGCTTCCCAGTATCTCAGATGCTGAGCTTGAAGCAGAATTGGAAAAGCTCACTCTTTCAGATGGAG GAATGGGAGAAAAGACTAATTCAAACACCTCTGAGCCCAaaagagctctggaattgcatcTTTAA
- the CHMP7 gene encoding charged multivesicular body protein 7 isoform X1, with translation MSSPEEARVAPVPATDLPPEWETDEERMAFLFSAFKQSREVNATEWDSKMGFWSELVLQRGRRRSGGPGGGVRTCLRELQQAFERRGSVPLGLGTVLRELLRRGKLQRESDFMTSVDSSWISWGVGVFILKPLKWTLSSVLGDSKVPEEEEVLIYVEVLQEKAEEVYHLYQNSTLSSHPVVGLSELRSLCISICPDERTFCLVLLQLQKEKRVTVLEQNGSKIMKFARGLHAKVSPVNDVDIGVYQLMQSEQLLSQKVESLAQEAERYKEEARSACKAGKKQLALRCLKSRRRTERRITELHSKLDVVQGILDRIYASQTDQMVFNAYQAGVGALKLSMKDVTVEKAENLVDQIQELCDTQDEVAQTLAGVGINGSEADTEELEKELDYLLLDSSKDHLDLPSVPQKPLVPVSVVLPSISDAELEAELEKLTLSDGGMGEKTNSNTSEPKRALELHL, from the exons ATGTCTTCCCCGGAGGAGGCGCGGGTGGCCCCGGTCCCGGCGACGGACCTGCCCCCGGAGTGGGAGACGGACGAGGAGCGTATGGCCTTTCTCTTCTCGGCTTTCAAGCAGAGCCGCGAAGTCAACGCCACCGAGTGGGACAGCAAGATGGGCTTCTGGAGCGAGCTGGTGCTGCAACGGGGCCGGAGGAGGAGCGGGGGCCCCGGAGGAGGGGTCCGCACCTGCCTCAGGGAGCTCCAGCAGGCCTTCGAGCGGCGGGGGAGCGTCCCTCTCGGGCTGGGCACCGTCCTCAGGGAGCTGCTCAG GCGCGGCAAGTTGCAGAGGGAGTCCGACTTCATGACCAGCGTTGACAGCAGCTGGATCTCTTGGGGAGTGGGAGTCTTCATCTTGAAGCCCCTGAAGTGGACCTTGTCTAGTGTGTTAGGTGACAGCAAAgtgccagaggaggaagaggttcTGATTTATGTGGAGGTGCTTCAG GAAAAGGCAGAAGAAGTGTACCATCTGTACCAGAATTCCACACTTTCCTCCCATCCTGTTGTCGGTCTGTCAGAGCTGCGTTCCCTTTGCATCAGCATCTGCCCAGATGAAAGGACTTTCTGTCTGGTGCTGCTCCAgctgcagaaggaaaagagggtcACAGTTTTGGAGCAAAATGGCAGCAAG ATAATGAAATTTGCTCGAGGACTTCATGCCAAAGTGTCTCCTGTGAATGACGTGGACATTGGGGTTTATCAACTGATGCAAAGTGAGCAGTTGCTGTCACAGAAAGTGGAATCCTTGGCCCAAGAAGCAGAGAG ATATAAAGAGGAAGCTCGAAGTGCATGTAAAGCTGGGAAAAAGCAGCTG GCACTTAGGTGTTTGAAATCCAGGCGAAGAACAGAAAGACGCATAACAGAACTTCACTCTAAACTGGACGTGGTACAAGGCATTCTGGATCGGATATACGCCTCTCAGACAGATCAGATG GTATTTAATGCCTACCAGGCTGGAGTAGGAGCTCTTAAGTTGTCCATGAAAGATGTCACTGTGGAAAAAGCAGAGAACCTGGTGGATCAAATTCAAGAG CTTTGTGACACTCAGGATGAAGTAGCCCAAACCttagcaggagtgggaatcaatGGTTCAG AAGCTGATACTGAGGAACTGGAAAAGGAGCTGGACTATCTCCTCTTGGATTCCTCCAAAGATCATCTGGACCTGCCTTCCGTTCCACAGAAGCCATTGGTTCCTGTGTCTGTGGTGCTTCCCAGTATCTCAGATGCTGAGCTTGAAGCAGAATTGGAAAAGCTCACTCTTTCAGATGGAG GAATGGGAGAAAAGACTAATTCAAACACCTCTGAGCCCAaaagagctctggaattgcatcTTTAA
- the LOC121935053 gene encoding D(1) dopamine receptor-like: MDRLYFQGEEREGGTSVMANDSLNAEGQAKVDNSELSLRVAMASLLLLLILSTLLGNTLVCMAVVKFRHLRSKVTNFFVISLAVSDLFVAVLVMPWKAVAEVVGFWPFGAFCDIWVAFDIMCSTASILNLCIISMDRYWAISSPFRYERKMTQRVAFIMIGVAWMLSVLISFIPVQLRWHKASELLLDHEMDSNITWIPGENCDSSLNRTYAISSSLISFYIPVAIMIVTYTRIFLIAQRQIRRISSLERAVEHAQSCQSNECPHEISLKNSFKKETKVLKTLSVIMGVFVFCWLPFFVLNCMVPFCDHHLQKLGKLPCVNDTIFNVFVWFGWANSSLNPIIYAFNADFRRAFATILGCGRFCPSNAVEAVNFSNELVSYHHDTTCQKDLVALSYSHLLPHTTGLQGEDNDNGLVFDKVSQTSCDNNAAVLSAMVHMEYETDISLEKTSPFSSNIVD; this comes from the coding sequence ATGGATAGACTTTACTtccaaggagaagaaagagaaggtggCACGTCGGTCATGGCTAATGATAGCCTCAATGCGGAAGGCCAAGCAAAGGTGGACAACTCGGAGCTGTCCCTAAGGGTAGCGATGGCCTCTTTGttgctcctcctcatcctctccaCCTTGTTGGGTAACACGCTGGTGTGCATGGCAGTGGTCAAATTCAGGCACCTGCGCTCAAAAGTCACCAACTTCTTTGTCATCTCCTTGGCTGTTTCTGACCTCTTTGTGGCTGTGCTTGTGATGCCCTGGAAGGCGGTGGCCGAAGTGGTTGGTTTCTGGCCCTTTGGGGCCTTCTGTGACATCTGGGTGGCCTTTGACATCATGTGCTCCACAGCATCAATCCTCAACCTTTGCATTATCAGCATGGACCGCTACTGGGCCATCTCCAGCCCCTTCCGCTATGAGCGAAAGATGACCCAGCGGGTGGCTTTCATCATGATTGGGGTGGCCTGGATGCTCTCTGTCTTGATCTCATTCATACCTGTCCAGCTGAGGTGGCACAAAGCCAGTGAGCTTCTTCTTGACCATGAGATGGATTCTAACATCACCTGGATCCCAGGAGAAAACTGTGACTCCAGCCTCAACAGGACCTATGCTATCTCCTCCTCCCTCATCAGCTTCTATATTCCTGTTGCTATCATGATAGTGACATATACCAGGATCTTCCTCATTGCTCAGCGACAGATACGGAGGATCTCTTCTCTAGAGAGGGCTGTGGAGCATGCCCAGAGCTGCCAAAGTAATGAATGTCCCCATGAAATCTCCTTGAAGAACTCCTTCAAAAAGGAAACCAAGGTCCTCAAGACCCTCTCTGTCATCATGGGAGTCTTTGTCTTCTGCTGGCTTCCTTTCTTTGTGCTGAACTGCATGGTCCCCTTCTGTGACCACCATTTGCAGAAGCTTGGGAAACTGCCCTGTGTCAATGACACCATCTTCAACGTCTTTGTCTGGTTTGGCTGGGCCAACTCCTCCCTCAACCCTATCATCTATGCCTTCAATGCTGATTTCCGAAGAGCCTTTGCCACCATCTTGGGCTGTGGCCGCTTCTGCCCCAGCAATGCTGTGGAGGCCGTCAACTTCAGCAATGAGCTGGTTTCGTACCATCATGACACTACTTGCCAGAAAGACCTAGTGGCTTTGAGCTACTCCCACCTTCTCCCCCACACCACCGGCCTCCAAGGCGAGGACAACGACAACGGCCTTGTGTTCGACAAAGTCTCCCAAACCTCTTGTGATAACAACGCAGCCGTCTTGTCTGCCATGGTGCACATGGAATATGAGACTGATATATCGCTCGAGAAGACCAGTCCCTTTTCTTCTAATATAGTGGACTGA
- the R3HCC1 gene encoding R3H and coiled-coil domain-containing protein 1: MPSARLLWHCILNLNPKAELVKAAKAELRSGPAPKEEEEEGLPLPLQVLQLLGTPLDPWIRWEAGPGGYHPTVTLALRCLDGVTLSPTENDFVSKIIEELDHFLLQNQLEKVLLFPPLSSRLRYLIHRTVDDVDHLSSFSVGEGWRRRTVVCHSAIRLPDDPEDQDGFRGNTSTSSHPFHPRNRGGRSRGGPRHGEALADGSQSQRGNGRGRRQPRKKPDRALYVPRAMRKKPEGLQKEGPLDASGSESHGIRTIESECPRSSVVNGSDRITETNRLPGPDVEYSKAESPQEMYTNILESDAKSGKGECLSSHLLECAPSVSEDGGQHNIEQSPFILESSQTLTAGGSPHEDGRDPLVHDYCEKSDFQEEWKEEGSVNVVSEESSHLPLLEEQNNIVPENVALELSIKMSILQDKEKSSPDSFVLESNTFPSLPEECEGPVIDTIFSNPPSASSFLEDKNNVCTCASGAEDSKTPSPKEGTTDATVSHCSPEMSALETQDKDCCDASVFQHSQTEACKDTGDQNRIGFPVTGWTSSPGAESCKDLPVLDSQAVPYLNTSVCEYGKGGCVLENQQREMADLEGNLWPGLELSSGDRDMRNSVVEEKDSIFEDDCGAELLQEITNYLTIKDISIEKIQFDCSSYGEAQINEGDFGHVLEIYDFSPLLKTEHLLEVFAEFQESGFKLQWVDDTHALGIFSSLAAASQALEQSYTSLKVRPLIHGTRQSKIKALQRPKLLQLAKERPQTDTVVARRLVTRALGLQRKTPRRHACRVLEPQNPNPAEQN; this comes from the exons ATGCCCTCTGCCaggctcctttggcactgcatccttAATCTAAACCCAAAGGCAGAGCTAGTTAAAGCAGCGAAGGCGGAGCTCAGGAGTGGTCcagccccaaaggaggaggaggaggaagggctgccATTGCCTTTGCAAGTGCTGCAGCTGCTGGGAACGCCACTGGATCCCTGGATCCGCTGGGAGGCTGGGCCTGGAG GCTACCACCCCACCGTCACCCTGGCGCTGCGTTGTTTAGATGGGGTCACCCTTTCCCCCACGGAGAATGACTTCGTCAGCAAGATCATTGAGGAACTGGACCATTTCTTGCTTCAGAACCAGTTGGAAAA GGTCCTTTTGTTTCCTCCCTTGTCCAGTCGCCTCCGGTACCTGATCCACCGGACCGTTGATGATGTTGACCATCTGAGCAGCTTTTCTGTGGGAGAAGGATGGAGACGGAGGACAGTAGTTTGCCACTCGGCCATAAG GTTGCCAGATGACCCGGAGGATCAAGATGGCTTCCGAGGAAATACCTCCACCTCAAGTCACCCTTTCCACCCAAGAAACAGAGGAGGCCGGTCAAGAGGGGGACCACGTCACGGCGAAGCATTGGCCGATGGCTCCCAATCCCAGAGAGGAAATGGCCGAGGAAGAAGGCAGCCCCGAAAGAAGCCAGATAGAGCTCTGTATGTCCCCAGGGCCATGCGGAAGAAGCCGGAGGGCTTGCAAAAAGAAGGGCCACTAGATGCATCTGGAAGTGAGTCCCATGGCATTAGAACAATTGAGTCTGAGTGTCCAAGGTCAAGTGTGGTCAATGGAAGTGATAGGATTACAGAGACCAACAGGTTGCCAGGTCCTGATGTGGAATACTCCAAGGCTGAAAGTCCTCAAGAGATGTATACAAATATTTTGGAGTCTGATGCTAAGAGTGGCAAGGGAGAGTGCCTAAGTTCTCATCTGCTGGAATGTGCACCCAGTGTGTCAGAAGATGGCGGCCAGCATAACATTGAACAATCTCCCTTCATACTAGAGAGCAGCCAAACTCTTACTGCTGGAGGAAGCCCACATGAAGATGGCAGAGATCCTTTGGTACATGACTATTGTGAAAAGTCCGACTTTcaggaagaatggaaggaagagGGTTCTGTCAATGTGGTCTCAGAAGAAAGTAGTCACCTACCATTGCTGGAAGAACAGAACAATATAGTTCCAGAGAACGTAGCTTTAGAATTGAGCATAAAGATGTCCATTCTTCAAGACAAAGAAAAGAGCAGCCCTGATTCCTTTGTTTTGGAAAGCAATACCTTTCCATCCCTGCCTGAAGAGTGTGAGGGACCTGTTATCGATACCATTTTCTCAAACCCTCCTAGTGCTTCCAGCTTCTTGGAAGATAAGAATAATGTTTGTACTTGTGCCAGTGGAGCGGAGGATAGCAAGACACCTTCTCCGAAAGAGGGCACAACAGATGCCACTGTGTCCCATTGCAGTCCAGAAAtgtcagccttggaaacccaggATAAAGACTGCTGTGATGCATCTGTATTCCAGCATAGCCAGACAGAGGCCTGTAAAGACACTGGGGATCAAAACAGAATAGGTTTCCCTGTGACCGGGTGGACATCATCTCCTGGAGCAGAAAGCTGCAAAGACCTGCCTGTGCTGGACTCCCAGGCTGTACCTTATTTAAATACCTCTGTGTGTGAATATGGCAAAGGTGGCTGCGTTCTTGAAAACCAGCAGAGAGAGATGGCAGACCTGGAAGGAAACCTGTGGCCTGGCCTGGAGCTGTCTTCTGGGGACAGAGACATGAGGAACTCTGTGGTGGAAGAAAAGGATAGCATCTTTGAGGATGACTGTGGTGCTGAGCTCTTACAAGAG ATCACAAATTATTTGACCATAAAGGACATAAGCAttgaaaaaatccagtttgattgTTCTAGCTATGGCGAAGCGCAGATCAACGAAGGAGATTTTGGACACGTGCTCGAGATCTATGATTTTTCTCCCTTACTAAAAACTGAGCACCTCCTGGAGGTCTTTGCAGAGTTTCA agAGAGTGGATTTAAGCTGCAGTGGGTCGATGACACTCATGCTCTTGGTATCTTTTCCAGTTTGGCAGCAG caTCTCAAGCACTAGAACAGAGTTATACCTCTTTAAAGGTTCGTCCTCTAATCCATGGTACCAGACAGTCAAAAATCAAGGCTCTTCAGCGGCCAA aGCTCCTACAACTGGCAAAAGAGAGACCTCAGACAGACACAGTGGTAGCTAGGAGGCTGGTGACCAGAGCCCTGGGATTGCAGCGGAAAACACCGCGGCGCCATGCTTGTCGGGTGCTGGAACCACAGAACCCAAATCCAGCAGAGCAAAACTAG